One region of Rhodocaloribacter litoris genomic DNA includes:
- the uvrA gene encoding excinuclease ABC subunit UvrA: MPDTPAVETPAATNGADLRQIARRHIVIRGARQHNLKNIDLDLPKGKLIVFTGPSGSGKSSLAFDTIYAEGQRRYVESLSAYARQFLERMDKPDADLITGLAPAIAIEQKTTSKNPRSTVATQTEIYDHLRLLFARIGTTYSPVSGEPVTKDSPRSVAETLTDRLDDRTRFYLCFPLPAHGKSPVRQELEVLRQRGFFRLVVLPTEKQAEKGETESVLDLNETPPEKVRVARERLLVLVDRLAVRKGDEATRSRIADSVEQAFREGGGRCVALVARGGPRFDFSTFFERDGMRFEEPTPHLFSFNSPLGACPTCQGFGRVPGLDEDLIIPNPDLSIRQGAIAPFRTEQWNAYFRDLIRIAARERIDIDAPYHRLSEREKEIVWHGKDDYAGILGFFRFLEKHSYKMHYRIYHARFRGYSRCPDCEGFRLRKEALYVKVGGLHIGEVCELTTKDAWDFFEHLTLTPHQEAVAGRVLEEIRKRLRYLVEVGLDYLTLDRLSQTLSGGESQRINLATSLGSSLVGSLYVLDEPSIGLHPRDTDRLIRILEHLRDIGNTVLVVEHEAAMMRRADQIVDLGPGAGRLGGEVVFQGTYDELLRDARSLTGAYLSGRKSIPVPERRRPVDPDYALVLEGARQHNLKRLDVRFPLGVLCCVTGVSGSGKSTLVHDTLYQALRRLKGQHDGQSKVGAHDALRGHQYVDQVEMVDQSPIGQTPRSNPVTYIKAFDAIRNLMADTHLARIRGYKPGYFSFNVPGGRCEVCQGEGFVRVEMQFLADLYLECEACKGKRYKQDVLEVRYRGKNIDDILNMTVDEAVAFFEDVGPVVNKLQVLQDIGLGYLTLGQPSNTLSGGEAQRIKLAAHLGKTAKDRTLFLFDEPTTGLHFDDIRKLLAVFHRLVDAGHSVLIVEHNLDVIKCADWVIDLGPEGGRRGGFVVAEGTPEDLAAHPESHTGRFLREVL, encoded by the coding sequence ATGCCCGACACGCCCGCCGTCGAGACGCCCGCCGCCACCAACGGCGCCGACCTCCGCCAGATCGCCCGCCGCCACATCGTCATCCGGGGCGCCCGGCAGCACAACCTGAAGAACATCGACCTGGACCTGCCCAAGGGCAAACTGATCGTCTTCACCGGCCCGTCCGGCTCGGGCAAGAGCAGCCTGGCCTTCGACACCATCTACGCCGAGGGGCAGCGGCGCTACGTGGAGAGCCTTTCGGCCTACGCCCGGCAGTTCCTCGAACGGATGGACAAGCCGGACGCGGACCTCATCACGGGGCTGGCCCCGGCCATCGCCATCGAGCAGAAGACCACCTCGAAGAACCCGCGCTCAACGGTGGCGACGCAGACGGAGATCTACGACCACCTGCGCCTGCTCTTTGCCCGCATCGGCACGACGTACTCGCCCGTCAGCGGCGAACCCGTCACGAAGGACAGCCCCCGCTCGGTGGCCGAGACGCTCACCGACCGGCTGGACGACCGCACGCGCTTCTACCTGTGCTTCCCCCTGCCTGCCCACGGCAAAAGCCCGGTCCGGCAGGAGCTGGAGGTGCTGCGGCAGCGCGGCTTCTTCCGCCTGGTGGTGCTGCCCACCGAGAAGCAGGCCGAGAAGGGGGAGACGGAGTCGGTGCTGGACCTGAACGAGACGCCCCCGGAGAAGGTGCGCGTGGCCCGCGAGCGGCTGCTCGTGCTGGTGGACCGCCTGGCCGTCAGAAAGGGCGACGAGGCGACGCGCTCGCGCATCGCCGACTCGGTGGAGCAGGCCTTCCGCGAGGGCGGCGGGCGCTGCGTGGCCCTCGTGGCCCGCGGCGGCCCCCGCTTCGACTTCAGCACCTTCTTCGAGCGCGACGGGATGCGCTTCGAGGAGCCAACGCCCCACCTCTTCTCCTTCAACAGCCCCCTCGGCGCCTGCCCCACCTGCCAGGGCTTCGGCCGCGTCCCCGGCCTCGACGAGGACCTCATCATCCCCAACCCGGACCTCTCCATCCGGCAGGGCGCCATCGCCCCGTTCCGCACCGAGCAGTGGAACGCCTACTTCCGCGACCTCATCCGCATCGCCGCCCGCGAGCGCATCGACATCGACGCCCCCTACCACCGGCTCTCCGAGCGCGAAAAGGAGATCGTCTGGCATGGCAAGGACGACTATGCGGGCATCCTCGGCTTCTTCCGCTTCCTGGAGAAGCACAGCTACAAGATGCACTACCGCATCTACCACGCCCGCTTCCGGGGCTACTCGCGGTGCCCGGACTGCGAGGGGTTCCGGCTGCGCAAAGAGGCCCTCTACGTGAAGGTGGGCGGCCTGCACATCGGTGAGGTGTGCGAGCTGACGACGAAGGACGCGTGGGACTTCTTCGAGCACCTGACGCTGACGCCGCATCAGGAGGCCGTCGCCGGGCGGGTGCTCGAGGAGATCCGCAAGCGCCTCCGCTACCTGGTCGAGGTCGGGCTGGACTACCTCACGCTCGACCGCCTCTCGCAGACCCTCTCCGGCGGCGAGAGCCAGCGCATCAACCTGGCCACCTCGCTCGGCTCCTCGCTCGTGGGCTCGCTCTACGTGCTCGACGAGCCGTCGATCGGCCTGCACCCGCGCGACACGGACCGCCTCATCCGCATCCTCGAACACCTGCGCGACATCGGCAACACGGTCCTCGTCGTCGAGCACGAGGCAGCCATGATGCGCCGGGCCGACCAGATCGTGGACCTGGGGCCGGGCGCCGGACGCCTCGGCGGCGAGGTCGTCTTCCAGGGCACGTACGACGAACTCCTCCGCGACGCGCGTTCCCTCACCGGCGCCTACCTCTCCGGCCGCAAGTCCATCCCCGTGCCGGAACGACGCCGGCCGGTGGACCCGGACTACGCCCTCGTCCTCGAAGGCGCCCGCCAGCACAACCTGAAGCGGCTCGACGTGCGCTTCCCGCTGGGCGTGCTCTGCTGCGTCACCGGCGTCAGCGGCTCGGGCAAGTCCACCCTCGTGCACGACACCCTCTACCAGGCCCTGCGCCGCCTCAAGGGCCAGCACGACGGCCAGTCGAAGGTCGGGGCGCACGACGCCCTGCGCGGGCATCAATACGTCGACCAGGTGGAGATGGTGGACCAGAGCCCCATCGGGCAGACCCCGCGCTCCAACCCGGTCACCTACATCAAGGCGTTCGACGCCATCCGCAACCTGATGGCGGACACCCACCTGGCCCGCATCCGCGGCTACAAGCCCGGCTACTTCTCCTTCAACGTGCCCGGCGGCCGGTGCGAGGTGTGCCAGGGCGAGGGCTTCGTCCGCGTCGAGATGCAGTTTCTGGCCGACCTGTACCTGGAGTGCGAGGCGTGCAAGGGCAAACGCTACAAGCAGGATGTGCTCGAGGTCCGGTACCGGGGCAAGAACATCGACGACATCCTGAACATGACCGTCGATGAGGCCGTGGCGTTCTTCGAGGACGTGGGGCCGGTGGTGAACAAGCTGCAGGTGCTCCAGGACATCGGCCTCGGCTACCTGACGCTCGGGCAGCCGTCGAACACCCTCTCCGGCGGCGAGGCCCAGCGCATCAAGCTGGCCGCGCACCTGGGCAAGACGGCCAAAGACCGCACCCTGTTTCTCTTCGACGAGCCCACCACCGGCCTCCACTTCGACGACATCCGCAAGCTGCTGGCCGTCTTCCACCGCCTCGTCGACGCCGGGCACTCGGTGCTCATCGTGGAGCACAACCTGGACGTGATCAAGTGTGCCGACTGGGTGATCGACCTGGGGCCGGAAGGCGGGCGGCGCGGCGGCTTCGTCGTGGCCGAGGGCACCCCCGAGGACCTGGCCGCCCACCCCGAGAGCCACACCGGCCGCTTCCTCCGCGAGGTGCTGTAG
- a CDS encoding nucleotidyltransferase family protein translates to MPTIQLPTEFSELLRLFRAHEVKYLIVGGYAVAYHGYPRTTGDLDIWIERSEENAQRIYRALRAFGFDVPALQPELFERKDQIIRMGHPPLRVEILTSASGVEFGSCYAQRVEDKLGEVNVSIIGLECLKRNKRASGRHKDLNDLEHLP, encoded by the coding sequence ATGCCTACGATCCAGCTTCCGACCGAATTCAGCGAACTGTTGAGGTTGTTTCGCGCTCATGAGGTAAAGTATCTCATCGTCGGGGGCTATGCGGTGGCCTATCACGGCTACCCTCGAACCACAGGTGACCTTGACATCTGGATCGAGCGTTCTGAAGAGAATGCGCAACGCATCTACCGGGCACTACGAGCATTCGGGTTCGATGTGCCGGCGTTGCAGCCAGAGCTGTTCGAGCGAAAGGATCAGATCATACGTATGGGGCATCCACCGCTGCGGGTAGAGATTTTAACGAGCGCGAGCGGTGTTGAATTCGGGTCGTGCTATGCGCAGCGTGTTGAGGATAAACTTGGGGAGGTTAACGTCTCGATCATCGGTCTGGAGTGTTTGAAGCGGAATAAGCGGGCCAGCGGCCGGCATAAGGATTTGAACGATCTGGAGCATCTTCCGTGA
- a CDS encoding class I SAM-dependent methyltransferase codes for MEMTKDQRDIWCEWLLQRRFGGDAERMKATMEELNRVRDKVLEHANLRDGETLLDVGCGDGLIAFGALKRSSTVHVIFSDVSQDLLDHAQSIAQKMGVLDRCQFVCAPAEDLSPIQGEAVDVVTTRSVLIYVKDKQQAFCEFHRVLKAGGRLSIFEPINRFGLPEPPHIFWGYDVTPVAEIAQKVKGIYQQLQPLDSDPMLDFDDRDLIAFAEQVGFREVHLELQIEIKPKEKVNWETMLRTAGNPKIPTLEEAVQEALLPGERETFVTYLRPLAEAGQGITRSAVAYLWAAK; via the coding sequence ATGGAGATGACAAAAGATCAGCGCGACATATGGTGTGAGTGGCTATTGCAGCGACGCTTCGGCGGCGACGCTGAGCGTATGAAGGCCACAATGGAGGAGCTGAACCGGGTGCGTGATAAGGTTCTCGAGCACGCGAACTTGAGAGATGGCGAAACCCTGTTGGATGTCGGTTGTGGCGACGGGCTGATTGCCTTTGGGGCGCTCAAAAGGTCGAGCACGGTACACGTGATCTTCTCGGATGTTTCGCAAGACCTACTTGATCATGCCCAGAGCATTGCTCAAAAAATGGGCGTTCTTGACCGTTGCCAATTCGTATGTGCTCCCGCTGAGGATTTATCCCCTATACAGGGAGAGGCAGTTGATGTTGTAACGACGCGCTCGGTCCTCATCTACGTTAAAGATAAGCAACAGGCTTTCTGCGAGTTTCACCGTGTTCTCAAAGCCGGTGGTAGATTGTCCATATTTGAGCCTATCAACCGGTTTGGTCTCCCTGAACCACCGCACATCTTCTGGGGGTACGATGTTACTCCTGTGGCAGAGATTGCCCAAAAAGTGAAGGGCATATATCAGCAATTGCAACCGCTCGATAGCGATCCTATGCTCGATTTTGATGACCGAGACCTGATCGCTTTTGCAGAGCAGGTGGGCTTTCGAGAAGTCCACCTTGAATTGCAGATCGAGATCAAGCCAAAGGAAAAGGTGAATTGGGAGACTATGTTACGTACAGCCGGCAATCCTAAGATTCCCACTCTTGAAGAGGCCGTACAAGAAGCATTATTGCCCGGTGAAAGGGAGACTTTTGTCACCTATCTGCGTCCACTGGCTGAAGCAGGACAAGGGATCACTCGCAGTGCAGTCGCTTATCTTTGGGCTGCGAAATGA
- a CDS encoding GNAT family N-acetyltransferase, translating into MKMVEIEIRPARSDEARRLTEIAFAAKGSWGYDERLMRLWADELTVTPEFIMTHPVYCAVSKGEVVGFYALIGEGEEYELDHIWVEPESMGMGIGRVLFEHAVGIIAQLGGSTLKIVADPHAEGFYRRMGAVPVGSVPSRPEGRMLPVLRFAVLPSSESKPNRTMRLT; encoded by the coding sequence ATGAAGATGGTGGAAATTGAGATCCGCCCTGCGCGTTCGGACGAAGCCCGTCGGTTGACGGAGATTGCCTTTGCGGCCAAAGGCTCGTGGGGATACGATGAACGGTTGATGCGTTTATGGGCCGATGAGCTGACCGTCACGCCGGAATTCATCATGACACATCCCGTCTACTGCGCTGTGAGCAAAGGCGAAGTCGTGGGTTTTTATGCGCTCATCGGTGAAGGTGAAGAGTACGAATTGGATCACATCTGGGTGGAACCGGAGTCGATGGGGATGGGAATCGGGAGAGTTCTATTTGAGCATGCGGTAGGGATAATCGCGCAGCTCGGAGGATCAACCTTGAAGATCGTCGCCGATCCGCATGCCGAAGGATTCTATCGAAGGATGGGAGCCGTTCCGGTTGGAAGCGTGCCGTCGAGGCCAGAAGGGCGAATGCTGCCGGTGCTGCGATTTGCAGTACTGCCGAGCAGTGAGTCCAAACCGAACCGGACTATGCGTTTAACATGA
- a CDS encoding class I SAM-dependent methyltransferase, whose protein sequence is MKGEEHNVAKHYDGWAFQFELERLEEYCPVEYAITCRYLERYVPNTSVVADVGAGAGHYASFLAKRGCTIHLIDVSVRLLEAARERVEQAGLGHQVKTVVQTSATDLSCLGDESCDAVLMLGPLYHLRELSERRQAVREGYRVLKVGGVLFAAGINRLAYLRDLFREKPEESIRRKAFHEEYLRNGKLDPEHAPPLGYAHLTTVSEFRELLAGYFEELALVGVESFTSVWQSQLNNLSDNEREAWLDLVERTGRTIEGISQSDHFLFIGKKRQQLTNNVKEVDKR, encoded by the coding sequence ATGAAAGGCGAAGAGCATAATGTAGCTAAACATTACGATGGATGGGCATTTCAGTTTGAGCTTGAACGGCTGGAGGAATATTGCCCGGTAGAATATGCCATCACCTGTCGCTATCTGGAGCGATATGTCCCAAATACTTCGGTGGTAGCCGATGTTGGAGCCGGCGCCGGACACTATGCGTCTTTTCTCGCAAAGAGGGGGTGCACCATTCATCTGATAGATGTCAGTGTGCGGTTGCTTGAGGCGGCGCGTGAACGCGTGGAGCAGGCCGGGCTCGGGCATCAGGTCAAAACCGTTGTTCAGACATCAGCGACCGATCTGAGCTGTCTTGGCGATGAAAGCTGCGATGCGGTTCTGATGCTCGGACCGCTCTATCATCTTCGGGAACTGTCCGAACGGCGGCAAGCAGTCAGGGAGGGGTATCGTGTGCTGAAAGTGGGAGGCGTCCTGTTTGCAGCGGGGATCAATCGCCTGGCGTATTTGCGCGATCTCTTTCGGGAGAAGCCGGAAGAGAGCATCAGGCGCAAGGCATTTCACGAGGAATATTTGCGGAATGGGAAGCTCGATCCGGAGCATGCCCCACCGCTTGGGTATGCACATTTAACGACCGTGAGTGAATTTCGCGAGCTTCTGGCTGGTTACTTTGAAGAACTCGCTTTGGTCGGGGTGGAATCGTTCACGAGTGTATGGCAGTCGCAGTTGAACAATCTGTCTGACAATGAGCGTGAAGCATGGCTCGATCTGGTGGAACGAACCGGTAGAACTATCGAAGGGATCAGTCAGAGCGATCATTTTCTGTTTATTGGTAAGAAGAGGCAGCAACTGACGAATAACGTGAAGGAGGTAGATAAACGATGA
- a CDS encoding SDR family NAD(P)-dependent oxidoreductase, translated as MLEFENKVVLITGGSSGLGRAMAMAFAQRGACVAIAARREERGRTVVREIEGRGGKAMFVPCDVAIGEEVERLVAETVMRFGRLDVAINNAAETNQTLRLTAEYTEVEFDRAVAVNLKGVWLCMKAEIIQMLRQNPQGGVILNTSSVNGLGGIPRAALYAATKAGVLGLTKSAALEYAANGIRVNALVLGAFDTEMRQQILERIAGGDARKREQLRAGEQGRIPLGRMGMPEEAAEAATWLCSNAASYITGVSFIVDGGLTAFAR; from the coding sequence ATGCTGGAGTTCGAGAACAAAGTTGTTCTGATTACAGGCGGGAGTTCAGGCCTGGGGCGTGCAATGGCAATGGCTTTTGCACAACGTGGTGCCTGTGTAGCCATTGCTGCTCGCAGAGAGGAACGGGGAAGAACAGTGGTCAGAGAGATTGAAGGCCGGGGTGGAAAGGCAATGTTTGTGCCTTGTGATGTCGCGATTGGCGAAGAGGTCGAGCGTCTTGTAGCCGAGACAGTTATGCGGTTTGGTCGATTGGATGTGGCGATTAACAATGCCGCTGAAACCAACCAGACGTTACGCCTCACAGCCGAATACACAGAAGTCGAGTTCGACCGTGCGGTGGCGGTGAATCTTAAAGGTGTATGGTTATGCATGAAAGCTGAAATCATCCAGATGCTGCGCCAGAACCCACAGGGAGGTGTGATTTTAAACACATCTTCCGTAAATGGATTAGGCGGGATACCGCGTGCGGCGCTCTACGCGGCAACCAAGGCCGGGGTCCTTGGGCTTACGAAGTCGGCAGCGCTTGAGTATGCTGCGAACGGCATTCGAGTGAATGCGCTGGTGCTCGGTGCGTTCGATACGGAGATGCGCCAACAAATTTTGGAACGTATCGCAGGTGGAGATGCTCGAAAGCGTGAACAGCTTCGGGCCGGAGAGCAAGGACGTATCCCGTTAGGTCGCATGGGAATGCCCGAGGAAGCAGCAGAGGCGGCAACCTGGCTATGTTCCAATGCAGCTTCTTACATCACAGGCGTCTCTTTCATCGTAGATGGAGGACTGACTGCGTTTGCTCGATAA
- a CDS encoding methyltransferase domain-containing protein — protein MNSKNYFDNVAPEWDKLRQSFFSEAIREKAIAIAQVQPGTLAADLGAGTGFITEALVHHGLRVIAVDQSEAMLSEMQKKFAGVQGIDYRLGDAEQLPIEDASVDYVFANMYLHHVDHPAKAILEMSRILKPGGKVVITDLDEHSHEFLRTEQHDRWLGFRREDIRRWFFEAGLEDIRVDSLDENCCTKSPCVYEEVAISVFVATGTKRDRKAATPYPYATYLDIKYPSLTVIDLPALIQACKDRWYNQTLCQVNDSVVRLGIVQGEYHWHKHDNDDEFFFVLEGRFIIDLETHSVELRPWQGFVVPKGVVHRTRAPERCIILMVETSTIIPTGDDNGVDV, from the coding sequence ATGAATAGCAAGAACTATTTCGACAACGTAGCTCCAGAATGGGACAAGTTACGGCAAAGCTTCTTCTCGGAGGCGATCCGGGAAAAAGCCATAGCAATTGCTCAGGTGCAGCCAGGCACATTGGCTGCAGATCTCGGCGCGGGCACGGGTTTCATTACGGAAGCGCTCGTGCACCATGGTTTGCGCGTGATAGCTGTAGATCAATCCGAAGCCATGCTCTCCGAGATGCAAAAGAAATTTGCCGGGGTGCAGGGGATCGACTATCGACTGGGCGATGCCGAACAGTTACCCATTGAAGACGCCAGCGTGGACTATGTCTTTGCCAACATGTATCTGCATCATGTGGACCATCCGGCAAAAGCGATTCTGGAAATGTCTCGTATCTTGAAGCCTGGCGGAAAAGTAGTTATCACCGACCTCGATGAGCATTCCCACGAGTTTCTCCGCACCGAACAGCACGATCGCTGGCTGGGTTTTCGGCGCGAAGATATACGGCGGTGGTTTTTTGAGGCAGGATTAGAAGATATACGTGTAGATTCTTTAGACGAAAACTGCTGCACGAAATCTCCCTGTGTATACGAGGAAGTAGCGATCAGTGTTTTTGTCGCCACAGGAACGAAACGTGATAGAAAAGCAGCCACACCGTATCCCTATGCAACCTATTTGGATATAAAATATCCATCGCTGACGGTCATTGACCTTCCTGCGCTGATTCAGGCATGCAAAGACCGATGGTATAACCAGACTTTGTGTCAGGTGAACGATTCTGTGGTGCGTCTGGGTATCGTGCAGGGGGAGTATCACTGGCACAAGCATGACAACGATGATGAATTTTTCTTCGTTCTGGAGGGACGCTTCATCATAGATCTGGAGACGCATTCGGTTGAATTGCGACCTTGGCAGGGGTTTGTGGTACCCAAAGGTGTTGTGCACCGAACCCGGGCTCCGGAACGTTGTATTATCCTGATGGTCGAAACATCGACTATTATCCCGACTGGAGATGACAATGGAGTAGATGTATAA
- a CDS encoding heavy-metal-associated domain-containing protein: MPRKALIIASCFAIMSLAFTIWILRKVDNPKKSENMELIVEGMTCDACARSLEHTLQKVPGIRAVKASFAERKVMILYDISLIDERNIKDEIAKAGYRVVENYVEKMNVNAFAEQTGFFSVPLACPAVPGIGCGPRAKPILEQLARHPAVADVRINRTGTILAIRWSDQSSPEQRSDAIAQVQNISLIPLDKEDSEKLQKNFSPADWYGTAEVHHLTDEEGEVLASRFVDKLVKRRVLPQEHVLNFKKEVVRLFTRCLKGSLEMGQAEKELISLGRRYLDSTGVKVFQEEINALKCK, translated from the coding sequence ATGCCCAGAAAAGCCCTTATTATCGCATCGTGTTTTGCTATCATGTCGCTTGCATTCACCATTTGGATTTTGAGGAAAGTGGACAATCCGAAGAAAAGCGAGAACATGGAACTTATCGTTGAAGGGATGACGTGTGATGCCTGTGCCCGATCGCTGGAACACACCCTTCAGAAAGTGCCTGGCATCCGTGCAGTAAAGGCGAGTTTTGCCGAAAGAAAAGTTATGATCTTATACGATATATCTCTGATTGACGAACGTAACATCAAAGATGAGATCGCAAAAGCTGGATACCGTGTTGTAGAAAACTATGTTGAGAAAATGAATGTAAATGCTTTTGCAGAGCAAACTGGCTTCTTTTCTGTACCGTTGGCGTGTCCGGCAGTGCCAGGAATCGGATGTGGTCCACGAGCCAAGCCAATCCTTGAGCAACTTGCTCGTCACCCGGCCGTAGCAGACGTTCGGATCAATCGAACCGGGACAATCCTGGCAATAAGATGGAGCGACCAGTCTTCGCCCGAACAGCGATCAGATGCCATAGCCCAGGTGCAGAACATCTCGCTGATTCCTTTGGATAAGGAAGATAGTGAGAAATTGCAGAAAAACTTCTCTCCTGCAGACTGGTATGGTACCGCAGAAGTACATCACCTGACAGATGAAGAAGGCGAAGTGCTGGCAAGCCGTTTTGTAGATAAGTTGGTGAAACGCCGGGTGCTTCCACAGGAGCACGTTCTGAATTTCAAAAAGGAAGTCGTCCGTCTTTTTACACGTTGTTTGAAAGGATCTCTTGAGATGGGCCAGGCGGAAAAAGAACTCATCAGCTTAGGCCGAAGATACTTGGATAGCACAGGTGTAAAGGTCTTCCAGGAAGAAATAAATGCCTTGAAATGTAAATGA
- a CDS encoding helix-turn-helix transcriptional regulator → MNELIVPNGESLLKIEVLFVQLLSLLFSNLYENSGHTFVLSQKDAVHSLELIERAKQYIHLHFRENISLTDVSKAACLSEYHFVRVFRKLTGWTPYRYLLETRLQHALLLLQHTKDPVTQICFHVGFNNLSHFITTFRKRFGVTPSQARKLKSKTLEALSRLS, encoded by the coding sequence TTGAATGAACTGATTGTGCCCAACGGAGAAAGCCTTCTAAAGATCGAAGTATTGTTTGTGCAGCTACTATCATTACTCTTTTCTAACCTGTATGAGAATTCAGGCCATACCTTCGTACTTTCTCAGAAGGACGCGGTGCATTCTCTGGAATTGATTGAGCGGGCAAAACAATATATTCACTTACATTTCAGAGAAAATATCTCGCTAACTGATGTTTCCAAAGCTGCTTGTTTAAGTGAATATCATTTTGTAAGAGTGTTTCGCAAACTAACAGGGTGGACTCCCTATCGGTACCTCCTTGAAACACGATTGCAGCATGCTCTGCTGTTGCTTCAACATACCAAAGATCCCGTGACCCAGATTTGTTTCCATGTGGGCTTCAACAACCTGTCTCACTTCATCACAACTTTCCGCAAGCGCTTCGGGGTGACTCCATCGCAAGCGCGCAAGCTGAAATCTAAAACCCTGGAAGCGTTGTCTCGATTAAGCTAA
- a CDS encoding bifunctional helix-turn-helix transcriptional regulator/GNAT family N-acetyltransferase, which produces MNAEALAARVNTVRRFNRFYTRQLGLLQDSFLQSPFSLPEARVVYELAQHEETTASHLCQELGMDPGYMSRILRRLKRQGFVEKRPSEHDARQYLVSLTEKGQKAFAGLNAASRSDIERLLSKLSDEEQRRLVQAMETVETLLGAPPEHRASYILRPPYSGDLGWVVHRHGVLYREEYGWNEEFEALVAEIVARFVQNFDPARERCWIAEMNGENVGSVFLVKKTDTTAQLRLLLVEPKARGLGIGRRLVQECTRFARQAGYSKIVLWTNNVLTAARHIYEREGYRLLKEEPHHSFGQDLVGEYWELTFDE; this is translated from the coding sequence ATGAATGCAGAGGCACTTGCAGCGCGTGTCAACACGGTCCGGCGCTTCAACCGTTTCTATACCCGACAGCTCGGACTGCTACAGGATAGTTTTCTGCAGAGTCCTTTTTCTCTGCCTGAAGCTCGCGTGGTCTACGAACTGGCCCAGCATGAGGAGACGACAGCGAGCCATCTTTGCCAGGAACTGGGCATGGACCCGGGCTACATGAGCCGGATCTTGCGCAGGCTGAAGCGACAGGGCTTCGTCGAAAAACGACCATCCGAGCACGACGCCCGGCAATACCTGGTTTCCCTGACCGAGAAAGGGCAAAAGGCCTTCGCCGGGCTGAATGCCGCCTCCCGGAGCGACATCGAGCGGTTGTTGAGCAAGCTGTCGGACGAAGAGCAACGACGCCTGGTGCAGGCCATGGAGACCGTCGAGACCCTGCTCGGTGCTCCTCCGGAGCATCGGGCGTCCTACATTTTGCGCCCTCCTTATTCCGGCGATCTGGGTTGGGTGGTCCATCGCCACGGCGTGCTCTATCGCGAAGAATACGGGTGGAATGAAGAATTCGAAGCACTGGTTGCCGAGATCGTCGCCCGATTCGTTCAAAACTTCGATCCGGCGCGCGAACGCTGCTGGATCGCCGAGATGAACGGCGAAAACGTAGGCTCGGTCTTTCTCGTGAAAAAGACCGATACGACGGCCCAGTTGCGGCTACTGCTGGTGGAGCCCAAAGCGCGCGGGCTGGGCATCGGCAGGCGTCTGGTACAGGAATGCACACGATTCGCACGACAGGCCGGCTACAGCAAGATTGTGCTGTGGACCAACAACGTGCTCACGGCGGCGCGGCACATCTACGAACGAGAAGGCTACCGCTTGCTTAAAGAAGAACCCCACCACAGCTTTGGCCAGGATCTCGTGGGCGAGTACTGGGAGCTGACGTTCGATGAATGA
- a CDS encoding PhzF family phenazine biosynthesis protein produces the protein MGRPFQLIDVFHDGPLSGNPLVVILDAEGFTTQEMQRIARWLNLSETAFLLQPTTRDADYRVRIFTLERELPFAGHPTLGSCHAWLAAGGTPRSADEIVQECGSGLVRVRRREGLLAFAAPPLVRSGPVDEPTLRTIETVLQLDRSRFVDAQWADNGPGWVAVLLESAEAVLALEPLRQFPTRVDIGVVGPYPPGSPVAFELRAFFSDHKGGIVEDPVTGSLNASAAQWLLASGRARAPYVASQGTRLGRAGRVYIDQDRDGTVWVGGKTTTCFAGEYLL, from the coding sequence ATGGGTCGACCTTTCCAACTCATCGATGTCTTCCATGATGGGCCATTGTCCGGTAACCCGCTCGTCGTGATTCTCGATGCCGAGGGGTTCACTACCCAGGAGATGCAGCGGATCGCCCGCTGGCTGAACCTCTCGGAGACAGCCTTCCTCTTGCAGCCGACGACCAGGGATGCGGACTACCGCGTCCGCATCTTCACGTTGGAGCGAGAGCTGCCGTTCGCCGGCCATCCGACGCTGGGGAGCTGCCACGCCTGGCTCGCAGCCGGCGGCACGCCGCGTAGTGCCGACGAGATCGTCCAGGAGTGCGGATCGGGGCTCGTGCGTGTCCGCCGCCGTGAGGGACTCCTGGCGTTCGCCGCGCCGCCGCTCGTTCGCAGCGGGCCGGTCGATGAGCCCACGCTTCGAACGATCGAGACGGTTCTCCAGCTCGACCGGTCACGTTTCGTCGATGCCCAGTGGGCCGACAACGGACCTGGTTGGGTCGCCGTCCTCCTCGAGTCGGCGGAAGCGGTGCTGGCACTCGAGCCCCTCAGGCAGTTCCCGACCCGCGTCGATATCGGCGTGGTCGGCCCCTACCCGCCGGGTAGCCCGGTCGCCTTCGAGCTGCGCGCGTTTTTCAGCGACCACAAGGGCGGTATCGTGGAGGATCCGGTCACGGGCAGCCTCAACGCGTCGGCCGCGCAGTGGCTCCTCGCCTCCGGCCGCGCCAGGGCGCCATACGTCGCCTCCCAGGGCACGCGTCTCGGCCGTGCCGGTCGCGTCTACATCGACCAAGATCGCGATGGCACCGTCTGGGTCGGCGGCAAGACGACCACGTGCTTTGCCGGCGAGTACCTGCTTTAG